In a genomic window of Mycolicibacterium neoaurum VKM Ac-1815D:
- a CDS encoding cytochrome P450, whose product MTPAADPPRLPFAREGLFTPSSEHRALQARGTIHRVLTAVGDSAWLVTGYEAVRLLFDDERVGRAHRDPENASRTGESAFFGGPIGNFDTEHADHARGRRLMQRHFAPKQMRALVVGVRANIAELLDEMLGQGSSADFYAAMALPLPMRVLCELLGVPHADRDDFRMWTAAATNTRDNARSQWGIGQLYMYGTELVGRKRREPGDDVISRLCATDGVTDHEIASQSMALLLGGHETTVIQLSLATLLLLTRRDQWELLVRQPNLVGNAVEETLRASRTGGGEIPRYAREDFEIGAAAISAGDLLLLDVGAANHDQTVFDDPDLLDIARNTSGHLTFGHGARYCVGAPLARLQLTEVITALVDRVPSLHLGGDISELVMRDGSLTGGFTNIPVAW is encoded by the coding sequence ATGACACCAGCAGCTGACCCACCTCGACTCCCGTTTGCGCGGGAGGGTCTGTTCACGCCCTCGTCAGAGCATCGAGCATTACAGGCGCGGGGCACGATCCACCGGGTGCTGACCGCGGTGGGTGATTCGGCCTGGTTGGTCACCGGCTACGAGGCGGTGCGCTTGCTCTTCGATGACGAGCGCGTCGGTCGGGCCCACCGTGACCCTGAAAATGCCTCGCGCACCGGTGAATCAGCGTTCTTCGGTGGGCCGATCGGCAACTTCGACACCGAGCATGCCGACCACGCGAGGGGGCGGCGACTGATGCAGCGCCATTTCGCACCGAAGCAGATGAGGGCACTTGTCGTAGGGGTGCGCGCGAACATCGCCGAGCTGCTGGATGAGATGCTCGGCCAAGGATCTTCGGCGGACTTCTACGCAGCGATGGCACTGCCGTTGCCCATGCGGGTGCTGTGCGAGCTCCTCGGCGTGCCGCACGCCGACCGGGATGACTTCCGAATGTGGACCGCGGCAGCGACCAATACCCGCGACAATGCCCGTTCGCAGTGGGGTATAGGGCAGCTTTACATGTACGGCACAGAGTTGGTGGGTCGAAAACGCCGAGAACCTGGAGATGACGTGATCTCTCGGTTGTGTGCTACCGACGGGGTCACCGATCATGAGATCGCGTCCCAGTCGATGGCATTGCTGCTGGGTGGCCACGAGACCACCGTGATTCAGCTCAGTCTCGCCACGCTGTTGTTACTGACGCGGCGGGATCAGTGGGAGCTCCTGGTGAGACAGCCGAATCTCGTCGGCAACGCCGTCGAGGAGACTCTGCGGGCGTCGCGAACAGGCGGTGGTGAGATTCCACGCTACGCGCGGGAGGATTTCGAGATCGGCGCGGCCGCAATCTCTGCCGGGGACCTTCTTCTTCTCGACGTCGGTGCTGCCAATCACGATCAGACTGTCTTCGACGACCCGGATCTCCTCGATATCGCTCGTAATACGTCGGGACATCTGACGTTCGGTCACGGCGCACGTTACTGCGTCGGTGCACCGCTGGCCCGGTTGCAGTTGACGGAGGTCATCACGGCGCTCGTCGATCGTGTGCCGAGCCTGCACCTCGGCGGCGATATCTCGGAGCTGGTGATGCGCGACGGTAGCCTGACCGGTGGGTTCACCAATATCCCCGTCGCTTGGTGA
- a CDS encoding cytochrome P450 — translation MPRKLSAIAPRLGDTIGLMLDPTLYLFEKYLQHGPVFTMKTPYLTYTVLAGIEAANFMSSKQGRECLTVGNSWRFVEEEFGGHDSLVAVDGDQHRQWRTLLQRGYSREAVNGRYDDAVQLIDETVDKHWQCGDLVPILSAMQKLSIAQVGTFVGGVRPTDDEVDDIALVTREILKIAPVQHMPRLMLHLPRYTKPKSRVTAVARTAITRAHDSAGYGTADGSILLQDIMQSLLDNPGSTNGRNTLFHCVLPYFAGVETTSATATYALYLIHKHPEVLARIRAEVDDLFRGPVLTQDILFSSTPVLHGAVTEAMRLYPIASFLIRVAARDFDFAGHRIKRGEHVFIGTTVPHFLAEYYSRPMVFDVDRYRGSAVPHRMPGAYSPFGRGPHMCIGKGLAETLMQLTLARIIHRRELELTSPSFRLSNRMSSSSPSGRFALKVNGVRQ, via the coding sequence ATTCCGCGCAAACTATCGGCCATCGCTCCTCGTTTGGGTGACACGATCGGCCTGATGCTGGATCCGACGTTGTATCTCTTCGAGAAGTATCTGCAACACGGTCCGGTCTTCACGATGAAGACGCCATACCTGACATACACGGTCCTCGCAGGCATCGAAGCCGCAAACTTCATGAGCAGCAAGCAAGGACGCGAATGCCTCACCGTGGGGAACTCCTGGCGTTTTGTCGAGGAGGAATTCGGCGGCCACGATTCACTGGTCGCCGTCGACGGTGACCAGCACCGGCAATGGCGCACTCTGTTACAACGCGGTTACTCGCGCGAGGCCGTCAATGGTCGATACGACGACGCCGTCCAACTGATCGATGAGACCGTCGACAAGCATTGGCAATGTGGCGATCTGGTACCCATCCTTTCCGCCATGCAGAAGCTGTCCATCGCGCAGGTCGGGACCTTCGTGGGCGGCGTCCGACCGACCGATGACGAGGTCGACGACATAGCTCTGGTAACCAGAGAGATTCTCAAGATAGCGCCGGTACAGCACATGCCTCGGCTGATGCTTCACCTGCCGCGCTACACGAAGCCCAAGTCTCGGGTTACAGCGGTGGCCAGAACTGCCATCACCCGAGCGCACGACTCGGCTGGATACGGCACCGCGGACGGTTCCATACTGCTGCAGGACATCATGCAATCCCTGCTCGACAACCCCGGATCGACCAACGGCAGGAACACCCTCTTCCACTGCGTCCTACCGTATTTCGCCGGTGTCGAGACCACTTCTGCCACTGCGACGTATGCCTTGTATCTGATCCACAAGCACCCCGAGGTGCTCGCGCGAATACGCGCCGAGGTCGACGACCTGTTCCGTGGCCCTGTACTGACCCAAGACATATTGTTCAGCTCGACGCCTGTACTTCACGGAGCAGTGACAGAAGCGATGCGGTTGTATCCGATCGCATCGTTCTTGATCCGTGTCGCGGCGCGTGATTTCGACTTCGCCGGACACCGGATCAAGCGTGGTGAGCACGTGTTCATCGGCACGACCGTTCCCCACTTCTTGGCTGAATACTATTCGCGCCCTATGGTGTTCGATGTCGATCGCTACCGCGGTTCCGCGGTGCCGCACCGAATGCCGGGAGCCTACTCACCTTTCGGACGTGGCCCCCACATGTGTATAGGTAAGGGACTCGCCGAGACCTTGATGCAGTTGACCCTCGCTCGGATCATCCATCGGCGAGAGTTAGAGCTGACATCACCGTCTTTCCGCTTGTCGAATCGTATGTCCTCGAGTTCGCCATCCGGTCGATTTGCCCTCAAGGTCAATGGTGTTCGCCAATGA
- a CDS encoding nitroreductase/quinone reductase family protein — translation MVSSPDSSPARGGLVGVVRRMVLAVGHHDLAAPIRRSSVALDRVLFKLTAGRWTVTGVSRIPALTLLVRNARGEQTVIPLQYHEIDGLRYIVGTNWSRPTHPLWSAWLLARPECRVNITGAETECRAVLMTGEDRQCIWDAVVKISPFHADIERKSGRQPRVFRLDSEVIGEHH, via the coding sequence ATGGTCTCGTCGCCCGACTCGTCTCCGGCACGTGGCGGACTCGTCGGAGTGGTTCGCCGCATGGTGCTCGCGGTCGGCCACCACGATCTGGCTGCTCCGATCCGTCGTTCGTCGGTAGCGCTCGACCGCGTGCTATTCAAGCTCACAGCGGGACGCTGGACAGTGACGGGCGTATCCCGGATTCCGGCATTGACGCTGTTGGTTCGGAACGCGCGTGGCGAGCAGACCGTGATTCCCCTGCAGTACCACGAGATAGACGGTTTGCGATACATCGTCGGCACGAACTGGTCGCGACCGACACATCCGCTGTGGTCTGCCTGGTTGTTGGCTCGGCCAGAGTGCCGAGTGAACATCACGGGTGCCGAGACCGAATGCCGTGCGGTGCTCATGACTGGCGAAGATCGCCAGTGCATTTGGGACGCCGTGGTGAAGATTTCGCCCTTCCACGCCGATATCGAGCGTAAATCGGGCCGGCAGCCGAGGGTTTTCCGCCTGGATTCTGAGGTCATTGGCGAACACCATTGA
- a CDS encoding wax ester/triacylglycerol synthase family O-acyltransferase — protein MEQLTGYDASFLYLETPTHFHQGCGVIILDTSTVPGGYTFERLRTWLSERIQEIPTYTEKAFDPWYNLGHPFWMKDRSFDLDHHLHRVSIAAPGTQRELAAECSRIASIPLDQHRPLWTITVLEGLADGNVAVLIKRHNASLDGVRGNSQLGQLCGTAANQYSVVRDAGDAEPLRVAVDGLKTFVGKPVKLARMLYELIHARRHRETPVLPPGVPSPMSAPRTSFNTTLTPNRNLAWVSLPLADVVDAKRLLGVKLNDVMLALTADVVRHYLLQRGELPEVPLQAFVPASVHDKPGQHGRNRTTGLLTSLQTLTVDPVRRAHEIASITDAAKRHAEALGPGRIHDRFDFSARYWGLLFSAYSRLRMADRHSVMQNLVLSNIGGRHTDLYFAGARITAFYPFGAPFDGGALFVTIASHEDQLNVGLIACPEILPDLADLAAGFPRALAELKRALETAPCD, from the coding sequence ATGGAGCAGCTGACCGGATACGACGCCAGTTTTCTCTACCTGGAAACACCGACACATTTCCATCAGGGTTGCGGTGTCATCATTCTCGACACATCGACCGTGCCCGGCGGCTACACCTTTGAAAGGCTCCGGACATGGCTCTCAGAGCGCATCCAGGAAATACCTACATACACCGAGAAGGCCTTCGACCCTTGGTACAACCTCGGTCATCCGTTCTGGATGAAGGATCGCTCGTTCGACCTCGACCATCACCTCCATCGTGTCAGTATCGCTGCACCCGGGACACAACGTGAACTGGCAGCCGAGTGTTCAAGAATCGCTTCAATCCCCCTCGATCAACACCGCCCGCTTTGGACCATCACAGTGCTCGAGGGTCTTGCCGACGGCAACGTCGCGGTTCTGATCAAGCGCCACAACGCCAGCCTCGACGGTGTCAGAGGTAACTCGCAGCTCGGTCAATTGTGCGGTACTGCGGCCAACCAGTACTCGGTTGTCCGCGACGCCGGAGACGCTGAACCGCTGCGGGTAGCAGTCGACGGTCTGAAGACATTCGTGGGCAAACCGGTGAAGCTGGCTCGGATGCTCTACGAGCTGATACACGCTCGTCGTCATCGGGAGACTCCGGTCCTGCCACCGGGGGTTCCCAGCCCGATGTCGGCGCCGCGGACCTCCTTCAACACCACCCTCACCCCGAACCGGAATCTGGCATGGGTCAGTCTGCCGCTGGCGGACGTCGTCGACGCCAAACGCCTTCTGGGCGTGAAGCTCAACGATGTGATGCTGGCGCTTACTGCCGATGTGGTGCGGCACTACCTGCTGCAGCGTGGCGAATTGCCCGAAGTCCCATTGCAGGCGTTCGTTCCCGCATCGGTCCACGACAAGCCTGGACAGCATGGCAGGAACCGCACCACGGGACTGTTGACCAGTTTGCAGACCCTGACTGTCGATCCGGTGCGCCGGGCGCACGAGATAGCGTCCATCACCGATGCCGCCAAAAGACATGCCGAAGCTCTTGGCCCCGGACGTATTCATGACAGGTTCGACTTCAGTGCCCGCTACTGGGGCCTTCTGTTCAGCGCGTACTCCCGCCTGAGGATGGCAGACCGGCACAGTGTGATGCAGAATCTTGTGTTGTCCAACATCGGTGGCCGTCATACGGACCTGTACTTCGCCGGTGCCCGGATAACTGCTTTCTATCCTTTCGGCGCGCCGTTCGATGGAGGCGCGCTCTTTGTCACCATCGCCTCGCACGAGGATCAGCTCAATGTCGGTCTTATCGCGTGCCCGGAAATCCTGCCCGACTTGGCCGATCTTGCAGCCGGCTTTCCGCGCGCGCTGGCCGAGCTCAAGAGGGCGCTCGAGACCGCTCCGTGCGACTAG
- a CDS encoding aminotransferase class III-fold pyridoxal phosphate-dependent enzyme, translating to MISDRYRAATAATIEALIELNRSKRPNILVSGLAITVESAQVGYLMSEICPGEVDYVTYYSNSLEEAFSGALRLARHTSKLGTTEDAHSWVLVYDPTSRLQRYFDPLAETGDIGLVRHVRFARSAEEVADAFGSRRWSAFAILDPDESAAVLLEEAHLRNMLCVIAESRSLPERGTLAQRVAGGDIYVFGENLVDFQVPFGCLSMSPAAYAVWNNPLDAMAQTSTFAASATALSLVLNTLRTCGYVTSEHESVLGDIESSRRLRNDYFHRHSNPSAADLMEAFGLDFDFDAAEGAQITLRDGTTLLDCALGNGANLRGHNPPDFADAISRHDEAIDYNHKLAELLSVLSGFEVTVPAVSGATSVENALFLARMARPTKPRIVTFNGNFSGKTIPTLNVSRHGPQRSASIKDAFAPYYPDVIFVNPFARGAADDLIAALSGGDVGLVWCELVQGMSCRAIPDELLQIIASLKHDMGYLIGIDEVLTGVWRSADTFLLAQSWLPDVVDIASIAKPLSDMMVPVAATLTTTEVIWSCRQTNDAAVDQLLKRYRNNLCAHVAWHALQSVNTEAAREHRRLAEGQLREGLVRLADRSPLYESVQGHGMHVRLIANSRLFPFRENSLMGELLGQAFEDLILRRCRVILGRGRFFPPLFPPPDTIAQAVSRLEYGLEGVTAFTVYVNLLRNVAGLASFAVRRWVRRLRPQSDGGQTIDGRDRCSGEFPHGHSPR from the coding sequence ATCATCTCCGACCGTTACCGCGCCGCTACCGCCGCGACCATTGAGGCGCTCATCGAACTGAACCGCAGCAAACGCCCTAACATCCTGGTTTCGGGATTGGCCATAACGGTAGAGAGCGCGCAGGTCGGTTACCTGATGAGTGAAATATGCCCGGGTGAAGTCGATTATGTCACCTACTATTCGAATTCTCTTGAGGAGGCCTTCTCCGGCGCACTCCGACTAGCTCGACACACCAGCAAGCTCGGGACGACCGAGGATGCACACAGTTGGGTCCTGGTGTACGACCCGACGTCACGACTGCAAAGGTATTTCGATCCGCTCGCTGAAACCGGGGACATCGGGCTCGTCCGCCATGTTCGGTTCGCCAGGTCGGCCGAAGAAGTCGCGGACGCGTTCGGCAGTCGCCGCTGGAGTGCGTTCGCGATTCTTGATCCGGATGAATCCGCCGCGGTGCTGCTCGAAGAGGCCCACCTCCGCAACATGCTTTGTGTGATCGCCGAGAGTCGGTCGCTGCCCGAGCGAGGGACTTTGGCACAGAGGGTCGCCGGCGGCGACATCTACGTCTTCGGGGAGAACCTGGTCGACTTCCAGGTGCCGTTCGGTTGCCTCTCGATGTCGCCGGCAGCCTACGCGGTGTGGAATAACCCATTGGATGCCATGGCGCAGACATCGACGTTCGCTGCGAGTGCGACCGCTTTGTCTCTGGTGCTGAACACCTTACGAACCTGCGGATACGTCACGAGTGAGCATGAGTCAGTGCTGGGTGATATCGAGTCCTCACGGCGGTTGCGCAACGACTACTTTCACCGTCATTCGAATCCCTCTGCAGCCGATCTGATGGAGGCCTTCGGGTTGGACTTCGATTTCGATGCGGCCGAGGGCGCCCAGATCACCCTGCGCGACGGCACCACGCTGCTGGACTGCGCCCTGGGAAATGGCGCCAATCTTCGAGGCCACAACCCTCCGGACTTCGCCGACGCCATCTCGCGGCACGACGAAGCTATCGACTACAACCACAAGCTGGCTGAACTGCTGTCCGTATTGAGCGGTTTCGAGGTTACCGTGCCCGCGGTGAGCGGTGCCACCAGTGTCGAGAATGCGTTGTTTCTCGCCAGAATGGCACGCCCGACCAAACCGCGGATCGTCACGTTCAACGGCAACTTCTCGGGCAAGACGATTCCCACACTGAATGTGAGTCGGCACGGTCCGCAGCGTTCAGCCAGCATCAAAGACGCTTTCGCGCCCTACTATCCGGACGTCATCTTCGTTAATCCGTTCGCGCGGGGTGCGGCGGATGACCTGATCGCGGCCCTGTCTGGTGGCGACGTCGGCCTGGTCTGGTGCGAGTTGGTCCAGGGTATGTCCTGCCGCGCGATTCCCGATGAGCTCCTACAGATCATCGCCTCGCTGAAGCATGACATGGGATACCTGATCGGTATCGACGAAGTCTTGACCGGAGTATGGCGCAGTGCTGACACCTTCCTGTTGGCACAATCGTGGCTACCCGATGTGGTGGACATAGCTTCCATCGCCAAGCCCCTCTCCGACATGATGGTCCCGGTAGCGGCGACTCTGACGACCACCGAGGTGATCTGGAGCTGCCGCCAGACGAATGACGCAGCGGTCGATCAGTTACTCAAGCGATACCGGAACAATCTGTGTGCGCACGTAGCCTGGCATGCATTGCAGAGTGTCAACACCGAAGCTGCGCGAGAACATCGGCGACTCGCCGAAGGACAGCTGCGCGAAGGGCTGGTCCGACTCGCCGATCGCTCTCCCTTGTACGAATCGGTACAAGGACACGGCATGCACGTTCGGTTGATTGCCAACTCGAGGCTCTTCCCCTTCCGAGAGAACAGTCTGATGGGGGAACTTCTCGGACAGGCTTTCGAGGACCTGATCCTTCGTCGGTGCCGAGTCATCCTGGGCCGCGGACGATTCTTCCCGCCGCTGTTTCCCCCACCGGATACCATTGCGCAGGCCGTCTCCCGCCTGGAATACGGGCTTGAGGGAGTAACGGCTTTCACCGTCTACGTCAACCTGCTCCGGAACGTCGCCGGTTTAGCGTCGTTCGCGGTACGGCGGTGGGTTCGGCGGCTGCGCCCACAATCCGATGGTGGTCAGACGATAGACGGACGTGATCGATGCTCCGGCGAGTTCCCTCATGGTCACTCGCCGAGATGA
- a CDS encoding SDR family NAD(P)-dependent oxidoreductase: MTGPTSGLGLAMAERITCDSRFQPIFLCRNETRREDLRARLGDEKARYLVCDFATLSGVRTAATRLCSWLRSEEIAPLGAVVLNAAVHPGAVSGRTAEGLDATLVTNLIGPHLLVALLSPHVGQHTALNLVFVGSGANSRRRWWTGLPATVEPSAETMFEAGALPGPQAYAVSKRATVRLCRAYTARMPERTAILSYDPGIMAGTEIARNMPRISRWVVRKLFPLLTGVDGFSTPQRSADWLCDMLARGALPVGMSYAKVDGFSPAPSIALDDRAAEDLFDAINAVAGVTETSTAEWWWDSRDDHLGE; the protein is encoded by the coding sequence CTGACGGGGCCGACATCGGGTTTGGGATTGGCGATGGCCGAACGCATCACATGCGACTCTCGCTTCCAACCGATCTTTCTGTGCCGCAACGAAACACGCCGAGAGGATCTGCGGGCCCGCCTTGGTGATGAAAAGGCCCGCTATCTGGTTTGTGATTTCGCCACCTTGAGCGGTGTCAGGACCGCCGCCACTCGGTTGTGCAGTTGGTTGCGTTCCGAGGAGATCGCGCCGCTGGGCGCCGTGGTGCTCAACGCCGCGGTCCATCCTGGGGCCGTCTCCGGTCGAACCGCAGAAGGACTCGATGCCACGCTCGTGACGAACCTCATCGGTCCGCACCTCCTGGTGGCGCTGTTGTCTCCTCATGTCGGTCAGCACACCGCGCTGAATCTGGTCTTCGTCGGATCGGGTGCGAACAGTCGCCGGCGTTGGTGGACCGGACTGCCTGCCACAGTGGAACCTTCTGCCGAAACCATGTTCGAGGCAGGGGCGTTGCCGGGGCCACAGGCCTACGCGGTCAGCAAGCGTGCGACGGTTCGGTTGTGCCGGGCGTACACCGCTCGTATGCCGGAACGTACTGCGATCCTTTCCTACGATCCTGGGATCATGGCCGGCACAGAAATCGCCCGCAACATGCCGCGAATCTCCAGATGGGTGGTGCGGAAGCTCTTTCCGCTGCTCACCGGAGTCGACGGATTCAGCACGCCGCAACGGTCGGCCGACTGGCTGTGCGACATGCTGGCGCGCGGTGCGCTGCCGGTGGGGATGTCCTACGCGAAGGTGGACGGGTTCAGCCCTGCGCCGTCGATCGCACTGGACGATCGTGCCGCCGAGGATCTCTTCGACGCCATCAATGCCGTCGCCGGCGTGACCGAGACCTCCACAGCCGAGTGGTGGTGGGACAGCCGTGACGATCATCTCGGCGAGTGA
- a CDS encoding flavin-containing monooxygenase, giving the protein MNNGVHEHVDVVVIGAGIAGISAAWHIRRHCPDLSVAVLEGRSELGGTWSLFRYPGVRCDSDMYTLGFTFAPWTEQDAIVGGDVILAYLKRVVDQEKLTPFIRLGHQVHAARWSSRQKRWSIQVTGSSGNREMTCSFLLACTGYYRYDGGYLPDFPGIDDFEGVVVHPQQWPQELSVEDRRVAVIGSGATAMTLAPTLATKAAHVTMVQRSPTYVVSRPRRDRVANLLLRNLPRPAAYSLIRAKNISMMMLSLYMARKVPARMGEAIIDRAKRELPAGYDAETHFRPRYKIWDNRLCLILDGDLFTSIRRGELSMATGQVERFDKDGLMLGNGEHVPADVVVMATGFHMRLFGGIDLYVDDEQINLADTVCYKGMMLHGVPNFAFTVGYQAATYTLKADIVSRYVSRLLNYMRDHHIHCVTPNLDDESVHLVPFTEYRPGYVERVLDSLPRQGSKPPWRLSMNYYRDSWMSRVQPIADDHLTMS; this is encoded by the coding sequence ATGAACAATGGTGTCCATGAGCACGTCGATGTCGTAGTCATCGGCGCAGGAATCGCCGGGATCAGCGCCGCCTGGCATATCCGAAGGCACTGTCCTGATCTCAGTGTCGCAGTCCTGGAGGGCCGTTCGGAGCTGGGTGGCACGTGGAGCCTGTTTCGCTACCCCGGAGTGCGCTGCGATTCCGATATGTACACCCTGGGATTCACGTTCGCGCCATGGACCGAGCAGGATGCCATCGTGGGCGGCGATGTCATCCTGGCGTACCTGAAACGAGTCGTCGACCAGGAAAAACTGACTCCATTCATCCGACTGGGACATCAGGTACACGCCGCGCGCTGGTCGAGTCGACAGAAGCGATGGTCGATTCAGGTCACCGGCTCCAGCGGGAATCGGGAGATGACATGCTCATTTCTGTTGGCGTGCACGGGTTACTACCGATACGACGGGGGCTACCTTCCCGACTTCCCAGGTATCGACGACTTCGAAGGCGTAGTCGTACACCCTCAACAGTGGCCGCAGGAACTGTCGGTCGAAGACCGACGCGTGGCGGTGATCGGCAGCGGCGCAACAGCGATGACGCTGGCTCCGACCTTGGCAACCAAAGCAGCCCACGTCACCATGGTGCAACGGTCGCCGACTTACGTAGTCAGTCGTCCCCGTCGCGATCGGGTCGCAAATCTGCTGCTGCGTAATCTTCCACGCCCCGCCGCGTACTCCCTCATCCGAGCCAAGAACATATCCATGATGATGCTCTCGCTGTACATGGCCAGGAAGGTTCCGGCACGTATGGGCGAGGCCATCATCGATCGAGCAAAGCGAGAACTCCCGGCCGGCTATGACGCCGAGACGCACTTCCGACCCAGGTACAAAATCTGGGACAACCGGCTCTGCCTGATCCTGGACGGGGATCTGTTCACATCAATCCGGCGGGGCGAGCTTTCGATGGCAACCGGGCAGGTGGAGCGCTTCGACAAAGACGGACTGATGCTTGGTAACGGCGAACATGTGCCCGCCGATGTCGTGGTGATGGCGACCGGATTCCACATGCGATTGTTCGGCGGCATAGATCTATACGTCGACGATGAGCAGATCAATCTTGCCGATACGGTGTGTTACAAGGGAATGATGCTGCATGGCGTGCCGAATTTCGCCTTCACAGTCGGCTATCAGGCCGCTACTTACACACTGAAGGCCGATATCGTCTCGCGGTACGTCAGCCGGCTGCTCAACTACATGAGGGATCACCATATACACTGCGTCACACCGAATCTCGATGACGAGTCCGTACATCTGGTACCGTTCACCGAATACCGACCGGGATATGTCGAGCGCGTGCTCGACTCTCTTCCGCGCCAGGGTTCCAAGCCCCCGTGGCGATTGAGCATGAATTACTATCGTGATTCGTGGATGTCGCGGGTCCAGCCCATCGCTGACGATCACTTGACGATGTCATGA
- a CDS encoding sulfotransferase family protein: MVDNFAVCSPWPVRTLNRIGRPLAAGGLAPTLQSGSLRSAAGTSAGMDWVADSYLDEALDVLTESLVAEAELSYLGRIMVQKRLVRMLTTRLRMRRLLRSRPEIAERTIAPPVVIVGLQRSGTTLLHRLLAADPATRSMASWEGARPLPDDEQAAHAPDSRRAVAAREERALRYLQPQFYAIHSLESTAPEEDVLLLDYSLHSQMAEVMFHVPSYARWLLQQDMRPAYELHRVMLQILDWQHCRERWVLKSPAHLEHLDALLEALPGAVVVWTHRDPAQTTASSSSMLAHYQSLFSDRVDHRRLARHWLDKNSTMIDRAMQFRRTSKGIFVDVHYHELMADPMSVIGRIYAAQGRPLSDAAAATMTDTLAASPQNLHGEHRYSLRQFGLNVADVDDCYSGYIEHFSIDRERGGVREL; this comes from the coding sequence ATGGTAGACAACTTCGCGGTTTGTTCTCCATGGCCGGTTCGCACGCTCAACCGGATCGGCCGTCCGTTGGCCGCCGGGGGCCTGGCACCCACACTCCAATCTGGAAGTCTGCGATCAGCGGCGGGCACGTCGGCGGGGATGGATTGGGTCGCCGACTCTTACTTGGACGAGGCGCTGGATGTCCTGACCGAATCCTTGGTAGCGGAAGCCGAACTCAGTTATCTCGGCCGAATAATGGTGCAGAAACGGCTCGTACGCATGCTGACAACTCGATTGCGCATGCGGCGCCTGCTTCGGAGCCGCCCCGAAATCGCAGAGCGGACGATTGCCCCACCTGTGGTCATCGTCGGATTGCAACGCTCGGGAACGACGTTGCTGCACCGGTTGTTGGCCGCCGACCCTGCGACACGGTCGATGGCGTCGTGGGAAGGCGCGCGACCGCTACCCGACGATGAGCAAGCTGCTCACGCTCCGGATTCTCGACGGGCAGTGGCCGCCAGGGAGGAACGCGCGCTGCGCTATCTGCAACCACAGTTCTACGCGATTCACTCACTGGAATCGACTGCTCCAGAAGAAGACGTCCTACTCCTCGACTACTCCTTACACAGTCAGATGGCAGAGGTCATGTTCCATGTACCTTCATATGCGCGGTGGCTCTTGCAGCAGGACATGCGGCCGGCCTATGAACTGCACCGTGTGATGCTGCAGATTTTGGACTGGCAGCACTGTCGCGAGCGCTGGGTGCTCAAGTCGCCGGCGCACCTGGAACATCTTGATGCCCTGTTGGAGGCCTTGCCCGGCGCGGTCGTGGTGTGGACTCACCGTGATCCCGCCCAGACGACGGCGTCCTCTTCCAGCATGCTTGCCCACTATCAGTCGCTGTTCAGCGACCGGGTCGACCACCGTCGATTGGCCCGTCACTGGTTGGACAAGAACTCGACGATGATCGATCGCGCGATGCAGTTCCGGCGCACCAGCAAAGGTATTTTCGTGGATGTCCACTATCACGAACTCATGGCCGATCCGATGAGTGTGATCGGGCGCATCTACGCGGCCCAGGGCCGCCCACTCAGCGACGCGGCGGCGGCCACCATGACGGATACGCTCGCGGCGAGTCCCCAGAACCTTCATGGCGAACACCGCTACAGCCTGCGTCAATTCGGCTTGAACGTTGCCGATGTCGACGACTGCTACAGCGGTTACATCGAGCATTTCTCCATAGATCGAGAACGGGGTGGCGTGCGTGAACTCTGA